One Brassica napus cultivar Da-Ae unplaced genomic scaffold, Da-Ae ScsIHWf_3154;HRSCAF=3974, whole genome shotgun sequence genomic window carries:
- the LOC106449369 gene encoding uncharacterized protein LOC106449369 codes for MESSLGFMAVFAVSGSVVFLASQFHKRLLSDYMDKFEFEIRSRENVVMKKKVRFAADVVEPSGNNKEYRRRHSSKAKFDKQSKMAAIV; via the exons ATGGAGAGTTCTTTAGGTTTCATGGCGGTTTTCGCCGTCTCAGGGAGCGTCGTGTTCCTCGCGAGTCAATTCCACAAGCGTCTCCTCTCCGATTACATGGACAAGTTCGAATTCGAAATCC GATCGAGGGAGAATgtggtgatgaagaagaaggtgagATTCGCGGCGGATGTGGTGGAGCCGTCCGGGAACAACAAAGAGTATCGCCGGAGACACTCTTCCAAGGCTAAATTCGATAAGCAATCGAAGATGGCGGCAATTGTTTGA